In one window of Verrucomicrobiota bacterium DNA:
- a CDS encoding ABC transporter ATP-binding protein, with product MHNYLRLLQYARRQRASLIRIFVLTLSAAALAAVQPWPMKLLIDHVLGTTPLPVVLENGFHTLNLSPTPTVLLVVIVVGGLALFALNCAVDAALTWAWIAAGRRMVYDLAEDLFARLQRRSLVFHKRTAVGDHMSRVTVDSWCVYQVVDTLLFAPAHAVLTMAAMIFLMAQLDVTLTFLALATAPFMVGVSFLVGKPLRAAARLKREIESRIQAHIQQTLTGIPVVQAFAQEERESSRFQRFADAAIRSQQRSALIGSVNSLSSGLITTLGTGVILWVGARHVLGGTLSLGSILVFLVYLNSLQTQMKVFANLYTTLQGLSASAQRVVEVLDTAPEVSETPDAEPLAPVRGRVQLENVTAGYEPGRPVLKNISLDVPAGQTLAIVGATGAGKTTLVNLVPRFDDPWEGRVLIDGHDVRNVRLKSLRDQVGIVLQEPFLFPISVAENIAYGRPGATRAEIEAAARAANAHEFIAALPQGYDTVLGERGTTLSGGERQRLAIARALLKDPPILILDEPTSALDSETERLIIGALRRLMNGRTTFLIAHRLSTVRFADRIAVIGQGHIVESGTHGELLAQQGHYAHLHQIQNEAGAPIAAVALES from the coding sequence ATGCATAATTACCTGCGGCTTCTCCAATATGCGCGGCGACAGCGGGCCTCTTTGATCCGGATTTTCGTCCTCACGCTCTCGGCGGCCGCCCTCGCCGCCGTGCAACCCTGGCCGATGAAACTGCTCATCGACCATGTGCTGGGGACAACTCCTTTGCCAGTCGTTCTGGAAAATGGCTTTCACACATTAAATCTCAGTCCCACGCCTACGGTTCTGTTGGTGGTGATCGTCGTTGGCGGGCTTGCCTTGTTCGCTTTGAACTGCGCGGTGGACGCGGCGCTCACCTGGGCCTGGATCGCCGCGGGCCGCCGCATGGTGTACGACCTGGCCGAAGACCTCTTTGCGCGACTTCAACGCCGCTCACTGGTTTTCCACAAGCGCACGGCGGTGGGAGATCACATGAGCCGCGTCACCGTGGACAGTTGGTGTGTGTATCAAGTCGTCGATACGCTCCTGTTCGCTCCCGCCCATGCAGTCCTCACGATGGCGGCGATGATTTTCCTCATGGCGCAACTGGATGTAACGCTCACGTTCCTGGCGTTGGCAACCGCGCCGTTCATGGTCGGAGTTTCGTTCCTTGTCGGAAAACCATTGCGGGCCGCCGCCAGATTGAAACGGGAGATTGAGAGCCGCATTCAGGCGCACATCCAGCAGACCTTGACCGGCATTCCGGTGGTGCAGGCCTTCGCCCAGGAGGAACGGGAGAGTTCCCGCTTTCAGAGATTTGCTGATGCGGCCATCCGGTCACAACAGCGCAGCGCGTTGATCGGCAGCGTCAACAGTCTGAGTTCCGGCCTCATCACCACGCTGGGCACGGGTGTGATTCTCTGGGTTGGCGCGCGCCATGTGCTCGGCGGAACGCTCAGCCTCGGCAGCATTCTGGTATTTCTTGTTTATCTGAATTCTTTACAGACCCAGATGAAAGTGTTCGCCAATCTTTATACGACGCTCCAGGGCTTGAGCGCGAGCGCGCAGCGCGTCGTGGAGGTGCTCGACACAGCGCCCGAAGTGTCTGAAACGCCGGACGCCGAGCCGCTGGCGCCCGTGCGCGGACGGGTGCAATTGGAAAACGTGACCGCCGGCTACGAGCCGGGCCGGCCCGTGCTCAAAAACATTTCGCTCGACGTGCCAGCCGGGCAAACCCTTGCCATCGTCGGGGCGACTGGCGCGGGCAAGACGACTTTGGTGAACCTGGTACCGCGTTTCGACGATCCGTGGGAAGGACGGGTGTTGATTGATGGTCACGACGTGCGCAACGTCAGGCTCAAGAGCTTGCGCGACCAGGTTGGCATCGTGTTGCAGGAGCCATTTCTGTTTCCAATTTCAGTCGCCGAGAACATTGCCTACGGACGTCCTGGCGCAACCCGCGCGGAGATTGAAGCGGCTGCGCGCGCCGCCAATGCCCACGAATTCATCGCCGCTCTGCCGCAAGGCTATGACACGGTGCTCGGCGAGCGCGGCACCACGCTGTCCGGCGGCGAACGGCAGCGCCTGGCGATTGCCCGCGCTTTATTGAAGGACCCGCCCATTCTGATTCTGGACGAGCCGACCAGCGCGCTCGACTCGGAGACGGAGCGGTTGATCATCGGAGCGTTACGGCGCTTGATGAATGGCCGCACCACTTTCCTCATCGCGCATCGACTTTCGACCGTGCGATTCGCGGATCGTATTGCCGTGATCGGGCAGGGTCACATTGTAGAGAGCGGGACGCATGGTGAATTGCTCGCGCAGCAGGGCCACTACGCGCATCTCCACCAAATTCAAAACGAAGCCGGAGCGCCAATCGCAGCCGTGGCGCTGGAATCATGA